The DNA region TTGTCCCGTCGCTACGTTCCAAATCCCCAATCCACTACGGATTCCCTGTGCCACTGCCGGTGGAGCTTCAACCCCTACTTCATCAAGAAGCTTATCCAAAATATTAAAATTGAACCCAACAGCAAGTGTGCTGCCATCCGGACTCAAATCTATAGTACTGATATTCCCAAGTTGTCTATTCGTCCGACCGAGACTCACATAATCCTCGGGCGGAAAGGCCGTGTTAAAGGTGTGCAGAGGGGCTCCGGTATCGACATCTGACAATAAAACGGTTTGGTCTGCTATCGCAATACATGTCTTACCATCCGGATGAAAACGTAAATGATGGACTAAGTTAAAAGATGTCTCAAGTTTGCTGTGCACCATGCCATTTGAAATATTCAAGAAATTCCCACCTATAGCGAGGAGTCTACCATCCGGGCTGAATCGGAGATCCCTGAAAGAGGGAAGCCTTTCCCATTCAAGAGCTTTGTGTACTTCCTTAGTGCTGATATCCCAGCGAAGGGCGCCCTCCCACAACCAGATAGTGAGTGTATTGCCATCTCGACTCAAATATACACCAAATATCCATCCAGATACCTTTACGGTTCCACGCAGTGACCCGGTCAGAATATCCCACATCTGAACTACACCCTCATAATCTACTGTTACGAGTGTGCTACCATCTGCACTGAAATATAGGGCGTTTGATATGGCTAAATCTTTTGTGTTAAAGGTCTTTTGAAGTTTACCCGTGTCGACATTCCATAAACGCACTATATCCTTCACCGAGGTAGCCAGTATGTTACCCTCTGGATTGAAAAGTTTCGGTTTTATGAGGGCAGCGGGATCCATAAGCGTATGACGGAGTTTCCCTGTCTCGATATCCCATAAATACACCGTATCACTGGGTCCGCCCTCTACAACAAGTGTACTGCCATCTGGACTGAGGTAGGGTCGCTGGGTGTATATATGATGAACATCTGCAGCATTAAAAGCATTTAAAGCATATTGTAGTGCACCTGTAGCGACATTCCACACATGGACTTCAGTGACGAGGTTTCCGTCTGGATGCTTGCGTCCAACGACAAGGCGGCTATCGTCGGGGCCAAAGCCAATACTATAATGTCCATCAAAGGTGTCGTGTAATCTCCCAGTGGTGACATCCCACAAACGGACGGTTCCATCCAGACTTCCAGTGGCAAGTAAGCTACCATCTTGACTGAAATGCATGCTTGTGACACTGGCGGAAGGTCCAGTGAGGTGCCTACGGACTCGAGTAGGAATATCCCATAATTCTATGATGCCGTTGTTATATCCAATAGCAAGTGTCCTATTATTTGGACTGGCTCGCATAAGGTGGGAGCTCTGCGTGCCTTCAGGAGGTATAAACAGGTCGTGAAGCTGCAGCGTGTTCGCCTCATATATCCAAACGCCGATATGACCGGCGACCGCGACCCAAGGATCAGTCGGATGGAGGGCGTGCTCGATGACACCATACAATCCACTTTGACCGAAGCGTGCCTTTGCACCCTCCGGCAAACCAACTTGTGTATAAAGAGGGTATTCAGCCAAACTCGCGGAGGGAGACCATATCGAAACGAGGTTGAGCACAAATACAGTCAGACATGTGACTCTCATGGAACGGATACCTACCTTTCAGAAAATATAGGATACCATGCTAAAAAGGCTCCGGTTCCGGTATGAATGGCGGTTTCTTCACTGTTGTTGGGTCCACAACAGCCCCCATAAATAATACGGTTCCTGTCTGATTATCTCGGATCGCAAGAAAAAACGGTCGATTTACAACAAATGGAATAGGCGGTATGGATGCATCAAGCGTTACGAAGGGCATGACATCGAGAAAAACAGAACTCCCCGTGGAGGCTTCAGTGCCCTCTTCATTGACTTCAACGACTGCCGTATGCGTCAGATAACTAATAAACACCGGCACCGATGAAGCCGTCATGCGACTGAAATCGGCGCGATCTTCGTCAAATGCAATACCCATAGCGAGTTGCTCTAATGCCGCCTTCAGCTCTGCTGAATATTGTAGCTTGAATGTGGGCATGACGAGCGACACCTCCCTTTGGGAGAATAGCTGCATCCAACCCTCCCAATTTTCGACGTTCAAACGGTCTAAGAAGGTGTTGAGATCGGTGTCCCGATTCGGCAAGAAGATATACATACCCATTTGACCATCCTCGTAAGGAAGGCTGACTGCTTGAAACTGATCGCCTGCATAATATGGGTACCAGTCTGTGCGGCGCATCATTGGGATCTGTTTTTTATCGCCGTTCACGAGAGTGAAGGGTTCGTCCAGTGTCCGCGATGTGTCGAATTCTTCTTGCCAATTTCCCTTAAAATAAATCCCGCTAATCAGACACGCTATCGTTTGAGGGTCGATTGCCTCAACAACACTTGGAATCGCCCCGTTAGTGTTGGTATTTATGCTGTCGTTGATGGTTTCAACATTCCTCGGCTCTGTGAAATCGAGTGTTGCGATTTCTGTATCCAAGAATTGATTATTTCGATCCAGAAAACCGGGATCGAACTCAATATCGTCGGCAGCCCAAAAGGCGTTTGCAATCTCCAATGTCACCTTTGAATCAGGTGCCTGAAGGGCTCTTTGCAAGTATACATAGTTGGCATTGATTGACTCGGGAGCTAATGCTTGCAGTTGCAACGCAGATACTATTGCTTGTTCGGTTTCACCCCCTGCGCCGTTGCGTGCCATGGCGAGTGC from Candidatus Poribacteria bacterium includes:
- a CDS encoding T9SS type A sorting domain-containing protein — translated: MRVTCLTVFVLNLVSIWSPSASLAEYPLYTQVGLPEGAKARFGQSGLYGVIEHALHPTDPWVAVAGHIGVWIYEANTLQLHDLFIPPEGTQSSHLMRASPNNRTLAIGYNNGIIELWDIPTRVRRHLTGPSASVTSMHFSQDGSLLATGSLDGTVRLWDVTTGRLHDTFDGHYSIGFGPDDSRLVVGRKHPDGNLVTEVHVWNVATGALQYALNAFNAADVHHIYTQRPYLSPDGSTLVVEGGPSDTVYLWDIETGKLRHTLMDPAALIKPKLFNPEGNILATSVKDIVRLWNVDTGKLQKTFNTKDLAISNALYFSADGSTLVTVDYEGVVQMWDILTGSLRGTVKVSGWIFGVYLSRDGNTLTIWLWEGALRWDISTKEVHKALEWERLPSFRDLRFSPDGRLLAIGGNFLNISNGMVHSKLETSFNLVHHLRFHPDGKTCIAIADQTVLLSDVDTGAPLHTFNTAFPPEDYVSLGRTNRQLGNISTIDLSPDGSTLAVGFNFNILDKLLDEVGVEAPPAVAQGIRSGLGIWNVATGQHELTLGQYTDEIYSVCYSPGGRILAVASRHYDQFIDDSKYLHPNIDLWDTSTGALLKTLRSPTPALDAIEVYFSPDGTIIAARDRDRTGRSGGTIYLWNATTGESFCTRLHGDDHTVLTFAPDSKTLATGGRDGTLRLWDVRTGGLRKTPPVPNVFGISCLSFAPDGKTLATGGWNGTVTLWEIDPIWGGELVNVDQRLTNDVNGDHIISIHDLLMTASQLGTVGENGTDTNSDGIVDILDVLLVASSIGSCTAYTPEIYDYAREKFNAADVQLWLKYARRLSTTDFDVQQAILVLQQILSILTPIETALLPNYPNPFHSKTYIPYQLATPADVSVSIHAANGALVRVLGLEHQPTGIYQSLDHAVYWDGRNQLGEPVASGVYFYTLTAGDFSATRKMLIRK
- a CDS encoding serpin family protein; this translates as KRVLFLQKIQKLIIKLTLNRKQIVITLSLGLMGMILLMSVGCDRFDLGMIDNNRDELDTVDPNLVRANTMFGFKLLNELRKIEQNNNTLISPFSLSVALAMARNGAGGETEQAIVSALQLQALAPESINANYVYLQRALQAPDSKVTLEIANAFWAADDIEFDPGFLDRNNQFLDTEIATLDFTEPRNVETINDSINTNTNGAIPSVVEAIDPQTIACLISGIYFKGNWQEEFDTSRTLDEPFTLVNGDKKQIPMMRRTDWYPYYAGDQFQAVSLPYEDGQMGMYIFLPNRDTDLNTFLDRLNVENWEGWMQLFSQREVSLVMPTFKLQYSAELKAALEQLAMGIAFDEDRADFSRMTASSVPVFISYLTHTAVVEVNEEGTEASTGSSVFLDVMPFVTLDASIPPIPFVVNRPFFLAIRDNQTGTVLFMGAVVDPTTVKKPPFIPEPEPF